From Schistocerca americana isolate TAMUIC-IGC-003095 chromosome 9, iqSchAmer2.1, whole genome shotgun sequence, the proteins below share one genomic window:
- the LOC124550827 gene encoding longitudinals lacking protein, isoforms H/M/V-like, whose product MERDTDVYLRWNNHQTTLLSIFSSLLDNGSLADCTISAEGQYFKAHRVILSACSPYFELLFSQHCEKHPIVILADVKFQILKALMEFIYSGEVKVPQNKLCTFLEIAETLQIKGLSFAGDSSMKNELRLRRMDESAIHSVEQIFTKHLFEPRHGSQMERKKDVSSSHDLELECFEDSDSHLLAAQKCDSDSSSYVSREKPVDEPALLQDISDTEAFNVFECSAVTKTHTKSNTSASGTLFNSVSNTLDSNELPGSSNDNTGEQGMLSENVLSVCSFGKELRTLESLGTCGERCGTDLLPEMKQKDAGDFNGNSIEEIVLDDDTDEGDNCDRGSGSDNCNTFGELVREIPKVSFSGQGFCSLEEKWELILSRSNVSITKSI is encoded by the coding sequence ATGGAACGAGACACGGATGTCTACCTGAGATGGAATAACCACCAGACTACTCTATTATCTATCTTCAGCTCTCTTCTAGATAATGGGAGTCTAGCAGACTGCACAATAAGTGCTGAAGGTCAGTATTTCAAAGCACATAGAGTGATTCTCTCAGCTTGCAGTCCATATTTTGAATTACTAtttagtcagcattgtgaaaaGCATCCAATTGttatactggcagatgtaaaattTCAAATCTTGAAGGCACTTATGGAATTTATATACTCTGGAGAAGTGAAGGTACCACAGAATAAGCTCTGTACCTTCCTTGAGATTGCTGAGACTCTACAGATTAAGGGCCTCTCATTTGCTGGTGATAGCAGTATGAagaatgaactcagacttaggagAATGGATGAATCTGCCATTCATTCTGTAGAACaaattttcacaaaacatttgtttGAACCCAGGCACGGTTCTCAAATGGAGCGGAAAAAAGATGTTTCCTCATCACACGACTTAGAGCTAGAATGTTTTGAAGACAGTGATTCTCATCTGCTGGCTGCTCAGAAATGTGACAGTGATAGTTCCAGTTATGTCTCCCGGGAAAAACCAGTTGATGAGCCAGCTCTGCTTCAAGATATTAGTGATACTGAGGCCTTCAATGTGTTCGAGTGTTCAGCTGTTACGAAAACACACACTAAATCAAACACAAGTGCGTCTGGAACATTGTTTAACTCTGTTTCCAACACTTTAGATTCCAATGAATTGCCAGGATCTTCCAATGATAATACTGGAGAACAGGGAATGTTAAGTGAAAATGTGCTTTCAGTGTGCTCATTTGGCAAAGAGCTGAGAACATTGGAATCTCTAGGGACATGTGGTGAAAGATGTGGGACAGACCTTCTGCCAGAAATGAAGCAGAAGGATGCAGGTGATTTCAATGGCAACAGTATAGAGGAGATCGTCCTAGATGATGACACGGATGAAGGTGATAATTGTGATCGTGGTAGTGGCAGTGACAACTGTAATACTTTTGGAGAATTGGTGAGAGAGATACCAAAAGTTTCATTCAGTGGTCAAGGTTTCTGCAGTCTTGAAGAAAAATGGGAACTCATACTTAGTAGAAGCAATGTCAGTATTACCAAATCGATTTAG